The following proteins come from a genomic window of Campylobacter concisus:
- a CDS encoding MotA/TolQ/ExbB proton channel family protein, which produces MQNQNDFSELSVPKERQAHSFFVFFKVIFIPLAIYILAILAYLGVINFQMKLHTIVMMGVILFVAFIFSRHSALVAYSNFLANTKDYKIRLKEFIIAHLFEISSIKKANAKFEDFFESYTRNFRNDNLANIGQAVFPMLGILGTFISIAISMPSFSSSTANELEKEIAILLNGVATAFYVSIYGIFLALWWMFFEKIGISKFERFYSEQKELSREFFWQENELNANFMKASVGYFKDSHDAFKMVLDDKFVKELSELTNEKFNSLKELCEVEKNIINQSKAELSTNLKMLNESGLKQDEFVKIHSDMLKAVSAFSNAFKDMEIKILTEHAKLGEIFSRNLNATKESQLKFEQTIKGFDKVLREFSYSLMKEQNDALKEFRASLVESATIFKAAYEQEGRSLEREKERESLIAELKKNIDEIDKEANSVIEKIENLVQ; this is translated from the coding sequence ATGCAAAATCAAAATGATTTTAGTGAGCTAAGCGTGCCAAAAGAGCGCCAAGCTCACTCTTTCTTTGTCTTTTTTAAAGTTATCTTTATCCCTTTAGCTATCTACATCTTGGCGATACTAGCGTATCTTGGCGTTATAAATTTTCAGATGAAGCTTCACACCATCGTGATGATGGGCGTTATACTCTTTGTGGCATTTATCTTTTCTCGCCATAGCGCCTTGGTAGCTTACTCAAATTTCTTAGCAAATACTAAAGACTACAAGATAAGGCTAAAAGAATTTATCATCGCTCACCTTTTTGAAATTTCAAGCATCAAAAAGGCAAATGCTAAATTTGAAGATTTTTTTGAGAGCTATACAAGAAATTTTAGAAATGACAACCTAGCTAACATCGGGCAAGCAGTCTTTCCTATGCTTGGAATTTTGGGCACATTTATCAGTATCGCTATCTCTATGCCAAGCTTTAGCTCAAGCACTGCAAACGAACTTGAAAAAGAGATCGCTATACTGCTAAACGGCGTAGCTACGGCGTTTTATGTATCGATATATGGCATATTTTTAGCGCTTTGGTGGATGTTTTTTGAAAAGATCGGCATTAGTAAATTTGAGAGATTTTACAGCGAGCAAAAAGAGCTAAGCCGTGAGTTTTTCTGGCAAGAAAATGAGCTAAATGCAAATTTCATGAAAGCAAGTGTAGGCTACTTTAAAGATAGTCACGACGCCTTTAAAATGGTGCTTGACGATAAATTTGTAAAAGAGCTAAGCGAACTGACAAATGAGAAATTTAACAGTCTAAAAGAGCTTTGCGAGGTTGAGAAAAATATCATCAATCAAAGCAAAGCCGAGCTTAGCACAAACCTTAAAATGCTAAATGAATCTGGGCTAAAACAAGATGAATTTGTAAAAATCCACTCTGATATGTTAAAGGCAGTAAGCGCGTTCTCTAACGCCTTTAAAGATATGGAGATTAAAATTTTAACCGAGCATGCAAAACTTGGCGAAATTTTTAGTAGAAATTTAAACGCCACAAAAGAGAGCCAGCTTAAATTTGAGCAGACTATCAAGGGCTTTGACAAGGTTTTAAGAGAATTTTCTTACTCACTCATGAAAGAGCAAAACGACGCACTAAAGGAATTTAGAGCCTCGCTCGTGGAGAGTGCGACGATATTTAAAGCCGCATATGAGCAAGAGGGCAGGAGCTTGGAGCGTGAAAAAGAGCGCGAGAGCCTCATAGCTGAGCTTAAGAAAAACATAGACGAGATCGATAAAGAAGCAAATTCTGTAATAGAAAAAATCGAAAATCTAGTGCAATGA
- the fbaA gene encoding class II fructose-bisphosphate aldolase — MGVLDIVKPGVLSGDDVTKLYAYAKEQGFAIPAVNVVGSDSVNAVLEAAKVANSPVIVQFSNGGAGFYAGKACENAAVLGAIAGAKHVHLLAKAYGVPVILHTDHAARKLLPWIDELVKASHEYKKTHGVPLFSSHMLDLSEENINENLSTCEKYLKELSELGISLEIELGVTGGEEDGVDNTSVDNALLYTQPEDVALAYERLSKISDKFSIAASFGNVHGVYKPGNVVLRPEILKNSQAYVAKKFNTKSDKPVNFVFHGGSGSELKDIKNAVSYGVIKMNIDTDTQWAFWDGVREYEAKNRAYLQGQIGNPEGDDKPNKKYYDPRKWLRSGEESMVKRLQTAFSDLNCLNRN; from the coding sequence ATGGGCGTTTTAGATATCGTAAAACCTGGTGTTTTAAGCGGAGATGATGTAACAAAACTTTATGCTTATGCCAAAGAGCAAGGTTTTGCAATACCTGCTGTAAATGTCGTAGGCAGCGACTCAGTAAATGCTGTTTTAGAAGCAGCAAAGGTTGCTAACTCGCCTGTTATCGTTCAGTTTAGTAATGGCGGTGCAGGTTTTTACGCTGGTAAAGCCTGCGAAAACGCAGCCGTTCTTGGTGCGATCGCTGGAGCAAAGCATGTTCATCTACTAGCCAAGGCTTATGGCGTGCCAGTCATTTTACACACTGACCATGCCGCTAGAAAGCTTTTGCCTTGGATAGATGAGCTAGTAAAAGCAAGCCATGAGTATAAAAAAACTCACGGCGTGCCACTTTTTAGCTCTCACATGCTTGATCTTAGTGAAGAGAATATCAACGAAAATTTAAGCACATGTGAGAAGTACCTAAAAGAGCTTAGCGAGCTTGGTATCAGCCTAGAGATCGAGCTTGGCGTCACTGGTGGCGAAGAGGACGGCGTGGATAACACAAGTGTTGATAACGCACTTCTTTACACTCAGCCAGAGGACGTCGCACTTGCTTATGAAAGACTAAGTAAGATAAGCGATAAATTTAGCATCGCAGCCAGTTTTGGCAACGTTCATGGTGTCTATAAACCGGGCAATGTCGTGCTAAGACCAGAAATTCTTAAAAACTCACAAGCCTATGTCGCTAAGAAATTTAACACAAAAAGCGACAAGCCAGTAAATTTTGTATTTCATGGTGGTAGCGGTAGCGAGTTAAAAGATATCAAAAATGCTGTTAGCTACGGCGTTATCAAGATGAACATTGATACAGATACGCAGTGGGCTTTCTGGGACGGCGTGCGCGAGTACGAGGCTAAAAATAGAGCATACTTACAAGGTCAGATCGGAAACCCAGAGGGCGACGATAAACCAAATAAAAAATACTACGACCCAAGGAAATGGCTAAGAAGTGGTGAGGAGAGCATGGTTAAGCGTCTTCAGACTGCTTTTAGCGACTTAAACTGCCTAAATAGGAACTAA
- a CDS encoding peptidylprolyl isomerase → MKKFLFPAVLSLAAAVTLNAAVVATVDGDAINDSDISALLSAAMPGFDASKLQPNEKKRIIDDLINRKLLLKDAKATGIEKDVDYIKAVKAAQEGIAVELYMRKLFDGIKVSDSDLRDFYNKNKASMNQPAQARARHILVEDEKTANDIIAQLKNLKGEALTKKFAELASQKSIDKGSAAHGGELGWFGQSQMVKPFADAAFSMANGTVSTKPVKTQFGYHVILKEDGKAAGTVSFEQAKPEIEQAVKMEKFQAAVRQKSEALRQKAKIEYK, encoded by the coding sequence ATGAAAAAATTTTTGTTTCCAGCAGTTTTAAGTTTAGCTGCAGCTGTCACTCTAAACGCAGCAGTAGTTGCAACAGTTGATGGCGATGCTATAAATGATAGCGATATCTCAGCACTTTTATCAGCAGCTATGCCAGGATTTGACGCTAGCAAGCTTCAACCAAATGAGAAAAAACGTATAATCGACGATCTAATCAACAGAAAACTTCTTTTAAAAGACGCAAAAGCGACAGGCATTGAAAAAGATGTTGATTACATCAAGGCTGTAAAAGCTGCACAAGAGGGCATCGCAGTTGAGCTTTATATGAGAAAACTATTTGACGGTATAAAAGTAAGCGATAGCGATTTAAGAGATTTTTATAACAAAAACAAAGCTAGCATGAACCAACCAGCTCAAGCAAGAGCAAGACATATCTTAGTTGAAGATGAAAAAACAGCAAATGACATCATAGCTCAACTTAAAAATTTAAAAGGCGAGGCTCTAACTAAGAAATTTGCAGAGCTAGCAAGCCAAAAATCAATCGACAAAGGCTCAGCAGCACACGGTGGCGAGCTTGGCTGGTTTGGTCAAAGCCAAATGGTAAAACCTTTTGCAGACGCAGCATTTTCAATGGCTAATGGCACAGTTTCAACTAAGCCAGTTAAAACTCAGTTTGGCTACCATGTTATCTTAAAAGAAGATGGCAAAGCTGCTGGTACTGTAAGCTTTGAGCAAGCAAAACCAGAGATCGAGCAAGCTGTAAAAATGGAGAAATTCCAAGCTGCTGTTAGACAAAAAAGTGAAGCTCTACGCCAAAAAGCAAAGATAGAATACAAATAA
- the nth gene encoding endonuclease III, translating into MRTKKDILEIKRRLLDEFKDAKSELKFRNLYELLVCVMLSAQCTDKRVNLITPALFEAYKDVFELASANLASLKLLINSCSFFNNKAINLIKMANSVVELYNGEIPLDEEKLKALAGVGQKTAHVVLLEATNANVMAVDTHVFRVSHRLGLSSAKTPEATEEDLSRAFKTDLGKLHQGMVLFGRYTCKAKKPLCHECILNDLCKSKDKAI; encoded by the coding sequence ATGAGAACAAAAAAAGATATTTTAGAGATAAAAAGAAGACTTTTGGACGAGTTTAAGGACGCAAAAAGCGAGCTTAAATTTAGAAATTTATATGAGCTACTTGTTTGTGTCATGCTCTCAGCTCAGTGCACCGACAAAAGGGTAAATTTGATCACGCCTGCCCTATTTGAGGCGTATAAAGACGTTTTTGAGCTAGCTAGCGCAAATTTAGCCAGTCTAAAGCTCTTGATAAACTCATGCAGCTTTTTTAACAACAAAGCCATAAATTTGATCAAAATGGCAAACAGCGTGGTTGAGCTTTATAACGGAGAAATTCCGCTTGATGAAGAGAAGCTAAAAGCCCTTGCTGGAGTTGGGCAAAAGACCGCTCACGTCGTGCTTTTAGAGGCGACAAATGCAAACGTAATGGCTGTTGATACGCATGTTTTTAGAGTATCACACAGGCTTGGTTTAAGCAGTGCAAAGACGCCAGAAGCGACTGAAGAGGATCTAAGCCGTGCCTTTAAAACCGATCTTGGCAAGCTTCATCAAGGCATGGTTCTTTTTGGGCGCTACACCTGCAAGGCTAAAAAACCACTCTGCCATGAGTGCATATTAAACGATCTTTGTAAGAGCAAGGATAAGGCTATTTAG
- the dsbD gene encoding protein-disulfide reductase DsbD — protein sequence MFLKFLFSLILFASSLFAEVLDVSKAFVLTPSIDSQNVEVKFNFGENIYLYKESFEIKLAGKKINELLNLPSSENTGEYEIYPKDFSIFIPLNLVKENLSNGKAILDINYQGCAKNGICYRPQSKIYEITDQAGKFSIATFKKEQKSDTDILAEEFSSEQDIANRLGDKNFFISLLTFFGYGLLLSLTPCVFPMIPILSSIIVSKGANLNAKKGFLLSFIYVVAMSLAYALAGVAASLLGFGIAGALQNIYVLGAFAAIFVVLSFSMFGFYDIKLPAKFENLISKKSQNSSGYVGIFIMGFASALIVSPCVAAPLAGALLYIAQSGNIFYGGIMLFVMGLGMGVPLLIIGLSSGKLLPKPGSWMDEVKKLFGFLMLIMAVWILARVLGAFFELLGYGIIGVFAAIYLGAFEAANSGWAKFKKALCMLAFIYSFMLIIGAFLGSKDAFSPLSGLNLAKNESELNFKQARNLNELNEMIKSSGKPVLVDFYAEWCASCKEIEHITFKDAGVKNALANFTLIRIDVTSGGAQNDEMLRNFELIDPPALLLFKNGEEQKSLRTIGFINAKNFLAKLEKI from the coding sequence ATGTTTTTAAAATTTCTTTTTTCGCTTATTTTATTTGCAAGCTCGCTTTTTGCTGAGGTTTTAGATGTTAGCAAAGCCTTTGTCTTAACTCCAAGCATTGATAGTCAAAATGTTGAAGTGAAGTTTAACTTTGGTGAAAATATCTATCTTTATAAAGAGAGTTTTGAGATTAAACTAGCTGGCAAAAAGATAAATGAGCTATTAAATTTACCAAGTAGTGAAAATACGGGAGAATATGAAATTTATCCAAAAGATTTTTCGATTTTTATCCCATTAAATTTAGTAAAAGAAAATCTTTCAAATGGCAAAGCAATACTTGACATTAACTATCAAGGCTGTGCTAAAAACGGCATTTGTTACCGTCCACAAAGTAAAATTTATGAGATAACTGACCAAGCTGGAAAATTTAGCATCGCCACTTTTAAAAAAGAGCAAAAAAGCGATACCGACATTCTTGCTGAAGAATTTTCTAGCGAGCAAGATATCGCTAATAGGCTTGGAGATAAAAATTTCTTTATCTCGCTTCTTACTTTTTTTGGTTATGGTCTCTTGCTTTCACTAACACCTTGCGTCTTTCCGATGATACCGATACTTTCAAGCATAATCGTCTCAAAAGGTGCTAATTTAAATGCAAAAAAAGGCTTCTTATTATCATTCATTTATGTTGTCGCGATGAGCCTAGCTTACGCACTAGCTGGAGTGGCAGCTAGTCTACTTGGCTTTGGTATCGCAGGAGCTTTGCAAAATATCTATGTACTTGGCGCTTTTGCAGCCATTTTTGTCGTTTTAAGCTTTAGCATGTTTGGATTTTATGATATAAAATTGCCAGCAAAATTTGAAAATTTAATAAGTAAAAAATCGCAAAATAGCTCAGGCTATGTTGGAATTTTTATTATGGGTTTTGCCTCAGCTCTCATTGTGTCGCCTTGCGTTGCAGCACCACTAGCGGGCGCGCTTCTTTATATCGCTCAAAGTGGAAATATCTTTTATGGTGGCATTATGCTTTTTGTCATGGGGCTTGGCATGGGAGTGCCACTGCTTATTATTGGGCTAAGCTCTGGAAAGCTCTTGCCAAAACCTGGTAGTTGGATGGACGAGGTCAAAAAACTCTTTGGCTTTTTGATGCTCATCATGGCAGTTTGGATCCTTGCACGCGTGCTTGGAGCGTTTTTTGAGCTACTAGGTTACGGCATCATAGGCGTCTTTGCAGCCATTTACCTTGGGGCGTTTGAGGCAGCAAATAGCGGCTGGGCTAAATTTAAAAAAGCACTTTGCATGCTAGCTTTTATCTACTCTTTCATGCTAATAATTGGAGCATTTTTAGGCTCAAAAGACGCATTTTCGCCGCTTTCTGGACTAAATTTAGCAAAAAACGAGAGCGAGTTAAATTTCAAACAAGCTAGAAATTTAAACGAGCTAAATGAGATGATAAAAAGCTCAGGCAAGCCAGTACTTGTGGATTTTTACGCCGAGTGGTGCGCGAGCTGCAAAGAGATAGAGCATATCACTTTTAAGGACGCTGGCGTGAAAAATGCTTTGGCAAATTTTACGCTTATTCGCATCGACGTGACAAGTGGTGGGGCGCAAAATGATGAGATGTTAAGAAATTTTGAACTCATCGATCCGCCTGCACTTCTACTTTTTAAAAACGGCGAAGAGCAAAAATCACTTAGAACGATCGGCTTTATAAATGCTAAAAATTTCCTAGCAAAGCTTGAGAAAATCTAA